The following are from one region of the Salvia hispanica cultivar TCC Black 2014 chromosome 1, UniMelb_Shisp_WGS_1.0, whole genome shotgun sequence genome:
- the LOC125217671 gene encoding cysteine proteinase inhibitor 1-like: protein MASSMTMTSSFFGAAVAAKPAAATTRPSQLAVRASMDLEKAVEKSSNTRRGLMLAAASAAAVSSVAKVAMAADKIPIAGGWTEVKDPSAPEYLILATFAVSEFNKQNNKALTLNSVTRAETQVVAGVNYRLSFSARGDINPNATYQAVVYSQAAPTSLQLTDFVGISR, encoded by the exons ATGGCATCATCCATGACCATGACCTCCTCGTTCTTTGGTGCCGCCGTCGCCGCGAAGCCGGCCGCGGCCACCACCCGTCCCAGCCAGCTGGCGGTGAGGGCCTCGATGGACTTGGAGAAGGCGGTGGAGAAGAGCAGCAACACGAGACGGGGCCTCATGTTGGCTGCGGCTAGCGCAGCAGCAGTGTCGTCCGTCGCGAAGGTCGCGATGGCGGCCGATAAAATCCC GATAGCCGGTGGCTGGACGGAGGTCAAGGATCCAAGTGCACCGGAGTATTTAATACTGGCGACATTCGCGGTGTCGGAATTCAACAAACAGAATAATAAGGCCTTGACTTTGAACTCCGTGACAAGGGCTGAGACGCAGGTGGTGGCTGGTGTGAATTACAGGCTGTCGTTCTCGGCCCGGGGTGATATAAACCCGAACGCCACCTACCAGGCAGTTGTTTACTCCCAGGCCGCGCCGACATCCCTACAGCTCACTGACTTCGTGGGAATTTCTCGCTAG
- the LOC125213659 gene encoding photosystem II 5 kDa protein, chloroplastic-like — protein MASSMTMTASFLGSAVAAKPAAATTRRGSLAVRASMDSEAKAAETANTRRGLVLAVVAAAASSVAKVAMADEEPKRGSIEAKKKYAPICVTMPTARICRN, from the coding sequence ATGGCATCATCCATGACCATGACCGCCTCGTTCTTGGGCAGCGCCGTCGCGGCTAAGCCGGCCGCGGCCACCACCCGCCGCGGCTCTCTGGCGGTGAGGGCCTCGATGGACTCGGAGGCGAAGGCGGCGGAGACCGCCAACACGAGGCGGGGCCTCGTGCTGGCGGTGGTGGCCGCAGCAGCGTCGTCTGTCGCGAAAGTCGCGATGGCCGACGAGGAGCCGAAGCGAGGAAGCATTGAGGCTAAAAAGAAGTATGCGCCTATTTGTGTTACAATGCCTACGGCTCGTATTTGTCGCAATTGA
- the LOC125205906 gene encoding putative late blight resistance protein homolog R1A-10, which produces MTTYGALISLQNTIDHILHSSRISLVGHSIEIIVVAYKALQPLKEILERLDSTSKSRSRKKVNDLDLRIKERVWDFEDLLESLISEKILSQSKSSGDKEKDVLVFAIDLQGLQGDVGSLIRSLKDMEEEYIYELENMAEDNEASSSMIGFSGTKSKMIGLWDELEEVKMNLLREFFGKDVFVLVGMAGVGKTIVAKKLYQDPQILSQFECRAWVTIGRKPRLSQVSQHILAQLIDGDGKVGKRRLKGKKCLVVLDDVWEREVLDYLISNLPPIENGFVQILVTARDRSGIINITSENGFYNHPDVFGPTFKVVRFLSEVESKKLLCEKVFGEPDCPHQLDKAATKIAKKCEGLPLMILAVADILSKSHLKDDPNYWDEVAEERNAVFKDAYEEITEVFFPSYDYLPQYLKMPFLYKGVFPHGYDFPPSKIMNMLTAEGWFLHTSKKQSLEGSVWECLHELCTSKNLVLFNKKSIFWHEKTSYCRMYKICRLHSTWRHVCRGEASKNKFYQVLKKLVDDEDIKGHRCLCFENNILFGIKGFCKSVELNYIRSVLFLGPYHQYPIPVDVGFSLLRELDALNLRFYTFPSEILALVHLKYLALTCNGQLPATISKLFNLRVLIVHPHVNIKRFDDPSYVPIQIWDMQELEHIEILGKSLLAPHHIASLENLLTLVGVNANIGTILELSRKIPSVRKLRVQIELRPRDDHNDLLSCFRSISTLESLETLKCCIINPVIQHGHSVPTTHSSLMMPRGLIKLHLSGMGFPWNHMDVIGSNLPFLQVLKLRSYAFLGSKWDAQEVIFPRLDFLLIEDSDLVFLNLRSTGFPKLSYLSMKHCYKLKEICWPPVSGRRHRKIELVDCSPSALNCAQQLLLSQDGIVNVIASTTFDEKPVTSEFQSYGKPQTQWPATDPISLFFSSPESTKPKQSLSISATSEHVFWIAVIIFLTSIAWSSKVFFSFVFLLILLSMYLTRESLMAGFHEGSNKDGNGDLPDGVDERGSIPDLSDEGEGEDGDGDSADGVEERGSIPDLSDEGEGEDGDGDSADGVEERGSIPDLSDEGEGGDGDGDSADGVEERNDIPDLIDEGEDEDEDDGSDGDSADGGEDDEGKIYVNM; this is translated from the exons ATGACTACTTATGGTGCACTAATTTCCCTTCAGAACACAATTGACCATATTCTCCATTCGTCTCGTATTAGCCTGGTTGGCCACTCTATAGAAATCATTGTTGTTGCATACAAGGCGTTGCAGCCGTTGAAAGAAATTCTGGAAAGATTGGACAGCACAAGCAAGAGCAGAAGCCGGAAGAAGGTGAATGATTTGGATCTACGAATCAAAGAGAGAGTTTGGGACTTCGAAGACTTGTTGGAATCCCTCATCTCAGAGAAGATTCTTTCACAATCTAAAAGTAGTGGGGATAAAGAAAAGGATGTATTGGTATTCGCTATTGATCTACAGGGCCTACAAGGTGATGTTGGTTCCTTGATCCGGTCACTCAAGGATATGGAGGAGGAATACATTTACGAATTAGAAAATATGGCTGAAGACAACGAGGCTAGTTCCTCAATGATTGGTTTTAGTGGAACAAAGTCAAAGATGATTGGATTATGGGATGAGTTAGAAGAAGTCAAGATGAATCTTCTGCGTGAGTTTTTTGGAAAGGATGTTTTTGTACTTGTTGGAATGGCTGGCGTTGGGAAGACCATTGTTGCAAAGAAACTCTATCAGGATCCACAAATCTTGAGCCAGTTCGAGTGTCGTGCATGGGTCACAATAGGCAGAAAGCCTCGACTTAGTCAAGTTTCACAACACATTCTAGCTCAGCTCATTGATGGAGATGGAAAAGTAGGCAAAAGGAGACTGAAGGGCAAGAAATGCCTCGTTGTGTTGGACGATGTGTGGGAGAGAGAGGTGTTGGATTACTTGATAAGTAACTTACCACCAATTGAAAATGGATTTGTTCAAATCTTAGTTACTGCTCGAGATAGAAGCGGGATTATAAATATCACCTCAGAGAATGGTTTTTATAATCACCCAGACGTATTTGGTCCTACTTTCAAAGTGGTGCGGTTTTTGAGTGAAGTAGAGAGTAAGAAGCTACTATGTGAGAAGGTGTTTGGTGAACCGGATTGCCCTCATCAACTTGACAAAGCCGCAACCAAAATTGCCAAGAAATGTGAAGGTCTTCCTCTTATGATACTCGCTGTTGCTGACATCTTATCAAAATCCCATCTAAAAGATGACCCCAATTACTGGGATGAGGTTGCAGAAGAAAGAAATGCAGTCTTCAAGGATGCATACGAGGAAATAACAGAGGTATTTTTCCCAAGTTACGACTACTTACCTCAATATCTTAAAATGCCTTTTCTGTATAAGGGAGTCTTTCCTCATGGTTATGATTTCCCACCATCCAAGATCATGAATATGTTGACAGCTGAGGGCTGGTTTCTTCACACAAGCAAAAAGCAATCTTTGGAAGGATCTGTTTGGGAATGTTTGCACGAGCTTTGTACTTCTAAGAATCTTGTTTTATTCAACAAAAAGAGCATCTTTTGGCATGAGAAAACAAGTTATTGTCGCATGTATAAAATCTGTCGGCTTCATTCTACATGGCGGCATGTGTGTAGAGGAGAAGCTTCGAAGAACAAGTTTTATCAAGTCTTAAAGAAGCttgttgatgatgaagatATAAAAGGCCATCGCTGCTtgtgttttgaaaataatattttatttggcaTCAAAGGATTTTGCAAATCTGTGGAACTGAACTATATACGCTCTGTCCTTTTTTTGGGTCCTTACCACCAATATCCAATCCCAGTAGATGTCGGTTTCAGTTTGCTTAGGGAACTAGATGCTCTTAACCTGCGTTTCTACACTTTCCCATCAGAAATTTTGGCTCTAGTCCACCTAAAGTACCTTGCTCTAACTTGCAATGGACAACTCCCTGCAACCATATCCAAACTTTTCAATCTTCGAGTCTTGATTGTCCATCCACACGTCAACATCAAACGTTTTGATGACCCCTCATACGTGCCAATACAAATATGGGATATGCAAGAGTTAGAGCACATTGAGATCTTGGGAAAGAGCCTTTTAGCCCCACATCATATTGCTTCTTTGGAAAATCTTTTGACACTTGTAGGTGTAAATGCTAATATTGGCACTATCTTGGAACTCTCCAGAAAAATTCCTAGTGTAAGGAAATTAAGAGTTCAAATCGAGCTGAGACCTCGTGATGACCATAATGACCTTCTTAGTTGCTTTCGCAGCATTTCAACTCTTGAAAGTTTGGAGACTCTGAAATGTTGTATCATAAATCCTGTGATTCAGCATGGCCATAGTGTCCCTACAACTCATAGTTCATTAATGATGCCACGTGGATTGATAAAGCTACATTTGAGTGGAATGGGTTTTCCTTGGAACCACATGGATGTCATAGGCTCTAACTTGCCATTTCTTCAAGTACTCAAATTACGATCCTATGCTTTTCTGGGTTCAAAGTGGGATGCACAAGAGGTGATTTTTCCGAGACTTGATTTTCTTCTAATTGAAGACAGTGATTTGGTATTCTTGAACTTAAGATCCACGGGCTTCCCCAAGCTCAGTTACCTAAGCATGAAACACTGCTATAAACTGAAAGAGATCTGCTGGCCGCCAGTGTCTGGTCGTAGACACAGAAAGATTGAATTAGTGGATTGCAGTCCTTCAGCTTTGAATTGTGCCCAGCAATTGCTACTGAGTCAAGATGGCATTGTTAATGTTATTGCCTCTACAACTTTTGATGAGAAGCCGGTGACTTCCGAGTTCCAAAG TTACGGAAAACCACAGACGCAATGGCCAGCCACAGACcccatttcattatttttttccagcCCTGAGTCTACAAAGCCAAAACAGTCACTGTCAATCTCAGCGACCTCTGAGCATGTGTTTTGGATTGCAGTAATCATATTCCTGACAAGTATTGCTTGGTCTtctaaagtttttttttcatttgtttttcttcttattttgctttctatGTATTTGACTCGGGAAAGCTTAATGGCGGGGTTTCATGAGGGTAGTAACAAGGATGGTAATGGAGATTTGCCCGATGGAGTAGATGAGAGGGGCAGTATTCCAGATTTGTCCGATGAAGGAGAGGGCGAGGACGGTGATGGAGATTCGGCTGATGGAGTAGAGGAGAGGGGCAGTATTCCAGATTTGTCCGATGAAGGTGAGGGCGAGGACGGTGATGGAGATTCAGCCGATGGGGTAGAGGAGAGGGGCAGTATTCCAGATTTGTCCGATGAAGGTGAGGGCGGAGACGGTGATGGAGATTCGGCCGATGGAGTAGAGGAGAGGAATGATATTCCTGATTTGATTGATGAAGGtgaggacgaggacgaggacgaTGGCAGTGATGGAGATTCGGCCGATGGAGGAGAGGATGATGAAGGTAAAATCTATGTGAATATGTGA
- the LOC125219953 gene encoding LOW QUALITY PROTEIN: leucine aminopeptidase-like (The sequence of the model RefSeq protein was modified relative to this genomic sequence to represent the inferred CDS: deleted 2 bases in 1 codon) encodes MAPIDPHSYTDSTHPLTTHISLSFYFDFPSSTISSSALISLSTPHSGPLILDTRSLSISAAIDPVPPLPIPFSLSPSPDPILGQSLTLTLSNQSHLLILSKTAPSASALQWLPPPQTFNKSHPFVFTQCQAVHARSIFPCQDTPAARVRFAARLNVPRELSAVMAARRVGRREPVEGECGGACDDALWCAEGRVVEEFVMEQPVPPYLFAFAVGELGFREVGPRTKVYSEDVPAVLDAAAREFARTEEMIEVGEALFGPYEWERFDLLVLPPSFPYGGMENPRLTFLTPTLIKGDATGAQVVAHELAHSWTGNLITNKSNDHAWLNEGFTTYAERRIVEVVQGKERAILNIGIGWRELIEQMERFKNQMEFTKLKTNQLGVDPDDISSRVPYEKGFQFLWRIEREIGRPAFDEFLLKYIAKFKFQSIDTDMFLDFLKANIPGIEDQIDLKVWTEGTGIPPDAMEPVSEIYTKIVLLANEFKSGRIPSEDEVAQWGGQEWELYLENLPKSVEASQLVALDKRYRLAESRDYEVKVAFLQRAVVSRCTSYYNEVEKTLKEVGRMKYLRPLYTALVQGAGRDGEKMFARRIFSEACAGYHPIAKGVVEAIFSQNF; translated from the exons ATGGCTCCAATCGACCCCCACTCCTACACCGACTCCACCCACCCCCTCACCACCCACATCTCCCTCTCCTTCTACTTCGACTTCCCCTCCTCCACCATCTCCTCCTCCGCCCTCATCTCCCTCTCCACCCCCCACTCCGGCCCCCTCATCCTCGACACCCGCTCCCTCTCCATCTCCGCCGCCATCGACCCCGTC CCGCCTCTCCCGATCCCCTTctccctctccccctcccCGGACCCCATCCTCGGCCAGTCCCTCACCCTCACCCTCTCCAACCAGTCCCACCTCCTGATCCTCTCCAAAACGGCGCCGTCCGCCTCCGCCCTGCAGTGGCTCCCGCCGCCGCAGACGTTTAACAAGTCCCACCCCTTCGTCTTCACCCAGTGCCAGGCCGTCCACGCGCGCTCCATCTTCCCCTGCCAGGACACGCCGGCCGCGCGGGTCAGGTTCGCCGCGAGGCTCAACGTCCCGCGGGAGCTCTCCGCGGTCATGGCGGCCAGGCGCGTGGGGCGGCGGGAGCCGGTTGAAGGAGAGTGCGGCGGCGCGTGTGATGACGCGCTGTGGTGTGCGGAGGGGAGGGTGGTGGAGGAGTTTGTGATGGAGCAGCCCGTGCCGCCCTATTTGTTCGCGTTTGCAGTTGGggagctcgggtttcgggagGTTGGTCCGAGGACGAAG GTGTACTCGGAGGATGTCCCCGCGGTGTTGGACGCCGCGGCTAGGGAATTCGCGAGGACGGAGGAGATGATTGAGGTCGGGGAGGCGTTGTTCGGGCCATATGAGTGGGAGAGGTTCGATTTGTTGGTGCTGCCCCCGAGTTTTCCCTATGGAGGAATGGAGAATCCGAGGCTAACGTTCTTGACCCCGACATTGATCAAGGGGGATGCCACGGGGGCGCAGGTCGTAGCGCACGAGCTTGCTCATAGCTGGACGGGCAATTTGATTACGAATAAGAGCAATGATCATGCCTGGTTGAATGAG GGTTTCACAACCTATGCCGAGCGGCGAATAGTTGAGGTTGTGCAAGGAAAGGAAAGGGCCATACTCAACATTGGAATTGGTTGGAGAGAACTTATTGAGCAAATGGAGAGGTTTAAGAACCAAATGGAGttcacaaaattgaaaaccaaCCAGCTAGGGGTGGATCCGGACGATATATCTTCTCGCGTACCCTATGAGAAGGGTTTCCAGTTTTTGTGGCGCATTGAGAGAGAG ATTGGGAGGCCTGCATTTGATGAGTTTCTTCTAAAGTACATTGCCAAGTTCAAGTTCCAGTCTATCGACACCGACATGTTTCTCGACTTCTTGAAAGCGAATATTCCCGGGATTGAAGATCAAATTGATCTAAAAGTATGGACTGAGGGAACTGGCATACCTCCAGATGCAATGGAGCCCGTTTCAGAAATTTATACGAAGATCGTGTTGTTGGCCAACGAGTTTAAGTCGGGTAGGATACCAAGTGAGGACGAAGTTGCGCAATGGGGAGGACAGGAATGGGAGCTTTACTTAGAAAATTTGCCTAAATCCGTCGAAGCTTCACAG CTAGTAGCGCTGGACAAGCGCTACAGGCTGGCGGAATCAAGAGATTACGAGGTCAAGGTTGCGTTTCTTCAGCGGGCCGTTGTGTCTAGGTGCACTAGTTACTATAACGAGGTTGAGAAAACTCTGAAAGaagtgggacggatgaagtatctCCGGCCGCTCTACACAGCACTGGTCCAGGGCGCGGGAAGGGACGGGGAGAAGATGTTTGCAAGGAGGATTTTCTCCGAGGCTTGCGCGGGCTATCACCCTATAGCTAAGGGTGTTGTTGAGGCCATATTTTCGCAGAATTTTTAA
- the LOC125205917 gene encoding dirigent protein 24-like — MSKLFILSILLLATTLATSTRILTDVTPLPDPIPIPATEAEATPAAVASATNAAVTPIPDSDVPPLTTTSPAANDVAAPVLDEPAPVIAPVPEVGNTDAPPLTTASPPTNAAATPVSDEPAPIDAPPLTTPTANPAVAPVPDEPAPVVAPVPEHPNSGTPPLTTPSGGGVAGAGGVSGGSPTFSFFMHDILGGSNPSGRAVAGIVANSDANNLPFSKNNNQFFPINGGVPLNTVNGVVNNNNLPFLVGLNGSPSNTVVQNNGNNVVSGGGSQPFVTAGQLPAGLTLQQLTFGSVTVVDNEITAGHELGSAVLGRAQGFYLTSSSDGSSHTLALTVMFHGGEVFDTVSFFGVHRTATPISHIAVVGGTGKYENAKGFAAIEALPQVDQHTTDGVETITHFTVYLTP, encoded by the coding sequence ATGTCTAAActctttattctctccatACTATTGCTAGCCACCACTTTGGCCACTTCAACCCGAATCCTCACCGATGTCACCCCATTACCCGACCCGATACCCATCCCCGCCACGGAGGCAGAGGCGACACCTGCTGCAGTCGCCTCCGCCACCAATGCAGCGGTGACACCAATCCCCGACTCCGACGTGCCGCCACTAACCACCACCTCTCCCGCCGCTAACGATGTGGCGGCACCCGTCTTAGACGAACCGGCCCCGGTCATTGCACCCGTACCCGAAGTTGGGAACACTGACGCTCCACCGCTAACCACCGCCTCTCCCCCCACCAATGCTGCGGCGACACCTGTCTCCGACGAACCAGCCCCCATTGATGCACCGCCACTAACCACCCCCACCGCCAATCCCGCGGTGGCGCCGGTCCCTGATGAGCCGGCCCCCGTCGTTGCACCCGTACCCGAACACCCCAACTCCGGCACACCACCACTAACCACCCCCTCCGGCGGAGGAGTTGCCGGCGCCGGCGGAGTTTCTGGAGGTAGTCCgacgttttcctttttcatgCACGACATCCTCGGCGGCTCGAACCCGTCCGGCAGGGCGGTGGCTGGGATCGTGGCCAACTCCGACGCCAACAACCTCCCGTTCTCGAAAAACAACAACCAATTCTTCCCAATCAACGGCGGCGTGCCGCTCAACACCGTCAACGGCGTGGTGAACAACAACAACCTCCCCTTCCTCGTCGGCCTCAACGGCTCCCCGTCAAACACCGTCGTCCAGAACAACGGCAACAACGTCGTCTCCGGCGGAGGCAGCCAGCCCTTCGTGACGGCGGGGCAGCTCCCGGCGGGGCTGACGCTGCAGCAGCTGACGTTCGGCTCCGTGACAGTGGTGGACAACGAGATCACGGCGGGGCACGAGCTGGGGTCGGCCGTGCTCGGGCGGGCGCAGGGGTTCTACCTGACGAGCTCCAGCGACGGCAGCAGCCACACGCTGGCGCTGACGGTGATGTTCCACGGCGGCGAGGTCTTCGACACGGTGAGCTTCTTCGGGGTGCACCGGACGGCGACGCCGATCTCTCACATTGCGGTTGTTGGTGGGACTGGGAAGTATGAGAATGCGAAGGGATTTGCTGCCATTGAAGCTCTGCCGCAGGTGGATCAGCACACCACTGATGGAGTTGAAACCATCACTCATTTCACTGTTTATCTCACTCCTTGA